DNA sequence from the Schistocerca americana isolate TAMUIC-IGC-003095 chromosome 2, iqSchAmer2.1, whole genome shotgun sequence genome:
CTTGAATCAAAACTAGTGTTCAAAGATTGGAAATAAATGTTCACATATCTTTTGCTCTTTTTTCACCTACACTCGACAGCCATCTGAGATGTCAGTCATGCTTTTGCAGCACTGAACATTCCAGATCATTTGAGAACATAGCAAAAATGAACACTCACAAAATCATAAAAATGTTAATAGGTCACACTAAAAAGTACTCTCAAATGCTCAAAAATACTCTCCAGTACTCTTAAATCCACCGGGGTATTCAACAATACACAAGTATGAAATAAAGTACTCTGCCAATCACTTCTTTACAGAGCACtgagaacattccaaaacattcgaTAGTGATACAAAATATTCAGAAACTCTCTAGAACATTCTAAAATCTATGACATTTGAGaatattttaaaatgttcaaaagtattcTTAAAGATTAAAAAATATTCATAAAAGCTCAACAATGTGGATAAATCTCGAACTTTTGCTCTTAAAATATACATCGATGTGAAAGAGATGTGGGGTGTCCTGGTAGCCATCACAGGTGATAGCTACCACTTCAAATACTCATGTCTCCAGAAATTGCTTTCActatatttcatatttaattaactTATTCTATCACAAAAGCAGTTTGGAACGTACAAGTAGAATTCTCGGAATAAATGCTGTTCTTCCTTTATTTTTTTCCGATTCTATTTTTGCTGTAGTTATATTGCTTGATAACTGTTCAGAACCATTCCTTGCTCTCGATTTTTGAATTACTATCAGCAACTGCTTCATTTCTTACAGCTGAAATGGCTCTTTCTAATAACCAGCTTCAAGCATTTTGGCgagtacttggggggggggggggaagagagagagagagagagagacagaaagagagagagagagagagagagagaggaaagaaaagagaaactttttctgttaatttatttggtctatTGACAATATTACAGTTGTGTGAGTGTATTCACTAAATTGTAATTCTTCTTGACAGAATGTTTTGTTTCCTCATCATTGGAAAGTTCAGCTCACATATTTGTTCATAACTGCACTTTCTTCAATTGAGACCAAAGAAATGATTTCTTCAGACATGCATTGATTTCATGCTGAAGCTGATTTTTGGAATAACTGGAACATTTGCCCCGAATTTACAGATGTGCAAGTAATTACAGATTACCTTTAAGGTCTAGAATATTCTAGAGTCTAATTCAAGATTCTATAACTTTTAGAATGTTCTACAATATTCTCTAACATTCCAAGCTGCTTCGCCATTTTTCCATAAGAAGTCCATTGGTGTGATGTCCTCTTTTGACACCCATATTTTAAAACACAACCCATGCAATTCCAAACCAAAAGTTCTTCACGAGTAGGGACAAGCCATGATTACATTGTTGTCACAACAAATGCCCTCTTTAGAAAACCATATCTTCATAACTAGCCCCTGCAGATCCAAAACAAAATCTTCTTCAAGGATGGGAGATGGAGGGCTACTACACTACATAACCCCATTGGGCTGCAAAATTTGCTTGTGAAGTTTTGGCAGCACAAACAGACATAGCACAATTACTCTTATTACATTTattgattaaaatatttttaaattaaatgaaacaTGCAACAAcgataaatgttaattatttctttctttgtgaCTGTGGGTTGAAGACAGCCTCACAGGATTTATGAAACGCACAGCTCTCATCTTCTCAACAAGTTCATGATGACCATACTGTTTAGCTGTATCTCGAGGTGTACGGCCATGGTGGTCTTTTACTTTTGTATCAGCTCCTGATGCTACCAGGAGCTCAACAATGGACTGATTGCCAGTCTGCGCAGCAACATGTAGAGGTGTCTGCCCATTGATAGTGTTGCGCATGTTTACACTTGCCCCACGACGCAACTGGAAAACAATATTCGTCTCTAAAGTGACAAGCTTCACAAAACTACTCAATTTTTTAGTTGATTATACATGTAGCTTTGAAAGTAACACCATGACTACCAGCATTTTTATTGCATCAatacttgattttgtgtttgctGATAGAATAGCTTCAGAAAGCAGACTCATTCCTTGACTGTTAATGCAGTTGATATTTGCCTCATTCTTCAGAAGAGCATATGTGACAGGTGGATTTGGGGACGTAATGACTGCTGTACATAGTACATGTTCCCCAAACGTATCCATAGTGTTGACCTTAAAAAAAGAAAGCATTTGATAGTACCACTATCAAAATTTGAGTAGATTTTCTGCttaaatttatcaataattttaCTAAAAGTTTATTGTCTCTTTATAACCATCTTGAATTTACATACTGAAATGAGGTTACTTACTCTTGCACCATAAGATATCAATATTTTTACAATGccagatttctttttaaaaacagCCACATGTAAAGGCGTCCTGCCAAAAATGTCCGTACAGCTCACATTTGCTCCTTTGTCTAATAGTTTTTTCATAATCTAGAACCAAATAATCCAGAAAAAGGTGTGTTGCATGTCTCATGAATATCAGCATAGTATGGCAGAGTGTGAGCTTTTCATCAATGACTTAAAATTAGTAAACACCTTGTTTAATAGTAACAGTCCATATAGTTACCAATTTATGTTCATTTTGTGTGGCAATCAGAAGTGCTGTGTCTCCAAACAATGTTTTTGCGTCAATACACTTGTTGCTGTGTTTGAGAAGAATATCAAGCATTTCTTCATGACCTTTCTCTGCAGCTATATGCAGTGGTGTCAGCATATCTTCATAATGACAGTCAATGTTTGCACCTCGTTTCAAGCACCATTTCACCATTTTAGTATTTGCATTTATTGAAGCTTCGAGAAGGTTTTCGTCTATGGGATCTTTCACTGTGTTAATAGATATTAAAATTAGTACTTATCTTCTTCAAAAATTGCATATACATCCAAATATTTTCATTCTTAGAATTTATTTAAAGTGATATGAAGGACAATCAAACTGTGAACTCAAAAGCATCTCAAGCAGCAAGGTCATTTAATTAAAGATGAATACCAAATacaattacatcacacacattcagacaGGCATCACATGTACCACTTAGGGAGGTGATTTTCAGTgagaaaatctttaaaaaaagtGCACAAAACCAATTACAGATCCATTAGCTCACTGGAAATCAATAATTACCCTATCTGTAATGGTATAGTATAAGGAAAAGTATGGATTACTATTCACTTTGAAGATGAcactttgagttgcagacaggcacaatggaaagactgctacacatttagctttctgccaaagctttcttcagaaaaggaaacacacacacattcgttcacacaagcaagcatgccAGTAAGATAACAGATGCCAGTGTCACATAATAATGTGTGTCACAGCTGTGGCACTGTCGTCTGCTGAACATGTGTACTGTGGGGGACTTACCAAGAATTTTCCAACAAGaggagagaaacttcctggcagattaaaactgtgtgccggactgagactcgaacacagttttaatcttccaggaagtttcatatcagtgcacacgccactgcagagtgaaaatctcattctggaaacatccctcaggctgtggctaagccatgtctctgcaatatcctttctttcaggagtgctagttcttctggttcacaggagagcttctgtaaagtttggaagataggagacaaggtactggcagtagtaaaactgtgaggacggggcatgagtcatgcttgggtagctcagttggtagagcacttgcccgcaaaaggcaaaggtcccgagttcgagtctcgatccggcacatgaTATTtcgaggggttgggttgggttgttttggggaaggagaccagacagcgaggtcatcggtctcatcggattagggaaggatggggaaggaagtcggccgtgccctttcagaggaaccatcccggcatttacctggagtgatttagggaaatcacggaaaacctaaatcacgatggccggacacaggattgaaccgtcatcctcccgaatgcgggtccagtgtctaaccactgcaccacctcgctcggcccggcacacagttttaatctgccaggaagtttcatatcagcatacactgtgctgcagagtgaaaatctcattcttcaagaGGAGAGAAAACAGATATGGAAATGTAAGTGCCAAGACAAGCCATTCACAAAGAAACAATTAAGGTTCCACATTAATCCTTACAAAGATTTGACTGTATGTTTATTGAATGAAAAGTTGAAAATTAGCATTCTAAAAATAAGACATTTGAATAATGCACTGCAGAAGAGGAAGGAGTAAATATAGTAAGACTCTGACTAATGTGTGTGGATTGAGGTGATGTAATGATACAAAAGAAGAAAGTGAATTTAATAACAAGTATGAATGAAATAAAGAACATTTTAATATTTGTGATAAGTAATCTTCAATGGATATAATTTAAATGTTAAGCATAAATGACTGAAACCAAATGCTATTGGCCACAGATGGACTTTGGACTAGGATAACTGGTCACATGACATGCTGAGCTGTGAGCATGCAGAGGCGTTTCAgggccttttagtgttattgttatttattgagcatccattttatcatatactaTGATATAGGAGTTGTCATGTCACATTATATGAGTTCGTAATtatacagtaaattaataacatagGCCTACCGTggtaaaacatatataaatatacatCTCGTGCAACGTATAGTAgagaataacaaaacaaacaataattaattatttatagtgcatactattttcatacatttgttttttAGATGTgacttatcattatcattgaccactatAGTAGAGAATAACAgaataaacaataattaattaattatagtgtGTGCAGGCTGAgtattttcatacatttgttcaaatatgaattttcattatcattgaccactatgaataacagaacaaacaataattaattaattatagtgtgtacaggcagactattttcatacatttgttcaaatatGAGTTATCATTATAACTGACCACTATGTCACTATGTTCTGAAAATCCATGTACTCTGTAACACTATAAAGACATTCTCTTAATAACATTTTTTAagctcatttttaaaaatgtacttTTCAATCTTTTTGATGcttaagggaagagcactaaaAAGGATTTTGGGCTGATACATTGCACTTTTGTGATATTGGGCTATTCTGTGTGTTTCTCTGTGGTGCACTTCTGTGATATTGggctgttttgtgtgtttctctgtggaaatcattcctgtgTCTTGTTGGGTAGTCATGGTGATAAAATGAAGAAAGTTTACTTCCTTAtatatgtcagtagcataaaaatatgcactgtcacttattctactattttaaacaatcacttaaactgcttttggcataatgcaggctttaatactgcatgcaagtaattgttcttgtaaaataaaccaatgtctatgcaatgtgatgtataaatgttaatgtactactgtaattgcattaattgacttgtcctatattacttgtacactgggtgtataatatgtaatcaacaggaccaaataaataaataaaaataaaaataaatggcactcactatttaaagaagaaaattggGGGTGAGATTTGAAAAAGCAGATACTTTCGTAGATATATAAAGATGGAAGtgacattatttgaaattctttgatACCAGTGATGTATACAGGTATTGTCATTGTGCTTCTTCAACTGTTTGTTTGGGATACTATTGAATACTTACATTGCTTTTCTCATTGAATAATGCAAGTGCCAACATATGTATTTATCTTCAAATAACCATTCATATTAAAATGCAATATGAAATAATAAGATTGTGGCTGAACATTGCGTACAAAATAATTTTCCCTGTGTTTTATTGCAGTAtgaaaatgaataattttgtttatctataagattttcccatatttgacatGAGTTGTAATAATTGTCTGTTGTCTTGTGAGAAAAATCTCATCATACAGTCCAGTTCAGGCCTCATGAACCCCATTTTGTAATTTCCTGTTTCTATGACCAGGATAAAATATTTCAGTCCTTATTTCCTGGAATGCAAAGTCATAACTTTCAGGTCAGTCCATTTGTCACAAAATATAGACCTTGAACATTTTTGTCTGGGACTTGAAGTTCCACTTCATATTGATTCACATATCGGCATACTTATTACTTATGGATTTTGAGATTTGAACTAATTGATTATGAACTTTCTTACTGGTTAGTTCCCATTGGTTTGGATTTTTCAGGTTGGTCCAATTGGTGCAAATGTAGGCCTTGAACATTTTCAATTTGGCTTGAAATGTCTCATTCCAAATTCTACCATCAAGTAATTTTGCTGACTATATCCATTTGAGAAGCGGCAACAGTAGAAGATATGTCATGTAGCAGTGTGAACAAAAGAAGATCTGTGCCACCTTCCCATCTAAAGGATTTTTTAatagaaggaaggaagaagaagcgCCCAAGTTAAGTAACTATAATTACTTAACAATATTTTACCAGAATGTTCAGTCAATAAGGAACAAAGTGCAACAGTTAGAAATTCAACTAGAAGCCATAGATAGCTTGATAGTctgcattactgaacattggtgcAAAGGATCTGAAATTGAATACATAGTTTTACCTTCTTATGAATTAGCATGTTATTATAGCAGAACATTAAATAGGGGTGGGGGCTCATGTATTTATGTGAAAAAAGGACTACAGTTCATAGTTAGGAGTGATATGATTTCTTTGAGTGAAGAAAAACATGTTGAACTTTCAGTAGTAGAGTTAAAAGAACAAAATACCCTTaaaaattgtatatactgtgtttataTAGGTCTCCTAATGGTGATGTCGAAACCTTTTTCACTAAATTAATACAAGTGTTGGACAAAATATGTAATCCTAAAGTACATATTATTATTTGCGGAGATTTAAATATCAATATGCTGAAAGTGGGTGAAGTCAGCACCAGGTTCTTGAATATCTTGTACAGTTATGGTATCTCACAATGGGTAACAAATGCCACAAGAGTAAccaaacactcatcttcaataattgacCATATTCTAACAGATATTAACCATAAATGCTGTGAAGTAACTGTTAAAAACCTTGGGATATCAGACCACTATGGTCAAAGTGCAAAACTTAAAGCAAAAGTGCTTAGCTACAGAAGGGTTTTTTTCTAaatcaaaaaggtgtgaatttgcaACACAGATGACTGGCCAGATACGGTCAGAAGTATATTCAGGAACACATGTAAATGAAAAGTTCAACAAATTCATGAGTATATTCCAGTTAAAATTTGaggaaacatttcctaaagtaGTACTTTCTGTTGGGGGATCTAGTAGGAAGACTTGGGTAACAAAAGGTATCAGAAAATCCTCTGAAACACTCAAATATCTGAGATCTATCAAAAATGATAAGAGTGACCTAGCCTTCTTACAGTTttttcttaggtacaagaggacatacagaaaactgttgcaggaaGCAAAGAGAATCCAAAATGAAAAGACCATACAGAACTCAAACAATAAAAGCAGAGCCATTTGGAATACAgtaaaacaagaaactggtaacTCAAAATCAAAGCCGATGGacataaaaattagaaataaaggtAGTTTAATAGATAATCCTAAGGGCCTGGCTAACTTTATAAACTACTACTTTAGTAATATAGCAATAAAACTGCAAGAAAAGCTTCCTAAAACACAACACACAATGGCAAAGAACTATGTATCTCACACAATGCTACTACTACCCACCAATGGAGATGAAGTCAGTAGCATTGTACATAAATTCAAGAGTAAATCATCAACAGGTTTAGATGAAGTTCCAATATGCATACTAAAAGACTGCATTAGCAGCATAAAAGAACCCTTAGCAGACATTATAAATGAGTCGTTCTCATCAGGTTGATTCCCTAATTATCTAAAGCATGCAAAAATTCTTcccatacacaaaaaaggtgatacagAAAATATAGAGCATTACAGACCAGATTCAATGCTgtcttctttttaaaaaataatggaaactatCATGAAAAACAGACTTATGGACTACTTAAATAAATACCAACTCCTATgcaaagaacagtttggtttcaggactGGAAAGGGAACAAAAGCAGCTATCGAAAAATTCACAAGAGTAGTTCTATAAGCCCTAGATAAAGGAGAACAAGTAACAGGCATTTTCCTAGatctcagcaaagcatttgatacactTGACCATGAAATACTACTAGGTAAACTTGAAGCACTAGGAATCAGGGGGGTTGTAAATAAATGGTTTAGATCTTACCTTGCAGACAGAGTGCAGAGGGTGGAGATATCTCAAATTTCAAGTAGCTCAAATTATTTAGTGaaacatctttcagatgaagaatatTTGAACATTGGACTACCTCAAGGGAGTGTGTTAGGCCCAAtactatttcttatttatattaatgacttcCCACAGTGGGTAATGCAAGGAGAAACAGTGTTGTTTGCTGGTGACAGCAATATAATAATTACAGACAGGACACcagaaatgttaaatgtaaaagCTGAAAAGGCACTTAAGCAAGTTCACAACTGgtcaaataacaacaaagtaaCCCTTAATGTGAAGAAGACTAATAACATAAACTTCTATATAAAGAAAAAACCGAATATGACAAAACTTAAAGTTCAAAATGAAACTGTAGAGTGTGTAGCCAGTACAAAATTTTTGGGTATGTATGTTGATCAACAATTAAAATGGGATGAACATATTAGGATGCTTGGGAAAAAAATTAGCACAGCATGCTATGCCTTACGAATATTAGTCACTGTGTGCAATAGTTCATGCCAGAGAATGACATACTTTGCACACATACATTCTATAATAAGTTACAGCATGACATTCTGGGGTGCAAATGCCCAAAATATGAAATAAGTGTTCAGATTGCAAAAACAAgctatcagaataatgagcaagagtCACAAAAGAGCACACTGAAGTGAGCTATTTAAAAAGTGGGGTATTCTGACTATCCCAAGTGAATATATCTTGCAaactacagtttttattcacaaaaatattgagcAATACTTAGCAAACAGCTGCATACATGATCACCAAAGCAGAAACAGTAACTGCTTGCACCTAGacagaatgaataaaactaaaacccaAATCACTATTTTTACCAAGGtgtcaagatatacaataaattgccaaaagaaatcAAAAGCATAAAGGAACTATGTAAATTTAAAGCATtccttaaagaatatttattaaaaaatagtttttacttGATTAGAGAATTCATGCATCATAAAATtggcataaataaataatcaggttaatcaattataaagtggacatttaaaaacaaagatgatgtgacttaccaaacgaaagcgctggcaagtcgatagacacacaaacaaacacacaaaattctagcttcgtggcaaacgaatctgctccagtctggaatccctgaaccattacaccaacaacctgaaaacagctttcgcatcctgcaactaccctcccgacctggtacagaagcaaataaccagagccacttcctcaccccctcaaacccagaacctcccacagaagaaccacaaaagcgcCCCACTtgcgacaggatactttccgggactggatcagactctgaatgtggctctccagcagggataagacttcctcaaatcctgccctgaaatgagatccatcctttatgaaatcctccccactccaccaagagtgtctttccgccgtccacctaaccttcgtaacctcttagttcatccctatgaaatccccaaaccaccttccctaccctctggctcctatccttgtaactgcccccggtgtaaaacctgtcccatgcaccctcccaccaccacctactccagtcctgtaacccggaaggtgtacacgatcaaaggcagagccacgtgtgaaagcacccacgtgatttaccaactgacctgcctacactgtgacgcattctatgtgggaatgaccagcaacaaactgtccatttgcatgaatggacacacgcagacagtgtttgttggtaatgaggatcaccctgtggctaaacataccttggtgcacggccagcacatcttggcacagtgttacgccgtccaggttatctggatacttcccactaacaacaacctatccaaactccggagatgggaacttgcccttcaatatatcctctcttccagttatccgccaggcctcaatctccgctaatttcaagttgccgccactcatacctcacctgtcattcaacaacatctttgcctctgcacttccgcctcgactgacatctctgcccaaactctttgactttgaatatgtctgcttgtgtctgtatatgtgtggatggatatgtgtgtgtgtgcgagtgtatacccgtcctttttccccctaaggtaagtctttccactcccgggattggaatgactccttaccctctctcttgaaacctacatcctttcgtctttccctctccatccctctttcctgatgaagcagccgttggttgcaaaagctagaattttgtgtgtatgtttgtgtttgtgtgtctatcgacctgccagcgctttcttttggtaagccacatcacctttgtttttagatataatgaaTTTATTATATATAGCTTGTATATCATTAACTTATATGACATAATAATGTACATATCTATGTATAATGATGACatccatacaaagaaatttgtttacggatgaatacatgaataaaaataaaaataaatctgctTTTCAGTTGTGATGTCATGAACTTGAACTTCCTGTATAGttctattcatatatatatattttatttatgtttggatGTAAATGCTTTTCTTCAGGTATAATTTGTTTTGTGGCCTTATGGTCACTTGCTGCAATAGCATTTCCTATGAGTGGATGAACTCTGTACAGTTCAATGCACTACCTAGGTCTCACTTAACAGACTGAAGGGAATTTCCCTTTGCATTTTCTGGTGTACACTTTAAATTAGTATTTTCCTATGATTTGATGTAGGATAACTCTTGAATCTGATTTGTCATTCATGAACACAAATATACATTTTGTCTGGTATAGTATTTTAGATTTTATGTTATAAACTTGAATTTTGCTTTGCCACACTGTATTTTATACACAGAATAACTCTTTACATTGTACAGTTCACCACACTTCTGAATTGGAAGTTACACTATGATTAGACTAATTAACAATTATAGGACATACGTATATGTAAGTAAGCTAATGATGATCTTGCACTGATGCAAATTTGAAGGAGTTAGAACAAAGTGATGTGCAGTGGTGTATGGTAAAATGCAGTGCCCTTTACTGATATAcagtttactgcatttgataaactAATAGAGgtgagaagcacagtaattgcaatgACAAGAGCGTTATTCTGAGAAACAATTAATTATGTTTACTGATGTAGATTCACACAATGTGATCATTCTGACCGTTAAATTTGGAAGATGATACATTTCTTTACCCTCTTGGAAATTTTAACCTCGAAATCACTTTGATACAGCAGCTAATGTCTGGCATTCTGGTTGAGGAATATCCTTgtctgggaagaaaaaaaaaattctagaggtaagacattattttaggtaataACATGagaattggaacttaaatagtggcaactatttattcacaactgatacaaaagagttacatgtttgcacctgttactgtccttcaaagtagtcaccagcattgtgtagagcccactgccagtgatgtggaaggtgtagtatacagtTGATGGTGTGAAGGGAATGgtctgctgccagttgaatctctAGAACAGTTTTGAAGCAAATActatgaagtggttccttcatcttcggaatcaaatcaaagtcacaaggacttaagtccagggagtatggtggatgatacagtacttcccagtcccatcgaccgaacagagcagctacagcttgcactgtaagtgcCCAGGCATTGCTGTGTAAAATGATGGGGGGGTTGTGCAGATTGTATCACCACTACTTTCGcacacaggtgatgctccaaaaatgaacagtagtactgtgcatcgatggtctgctgtggaggaacataatgcattaggataacgagctgtagctgctctgttctgtcgatgggtctgggaagtactgtaccatccaccatactccctggacatAAATTCTTGTGACTTTGACTTGATTCtgaagacgaaggaaccactttgtgtcatttgcttcagaactgttacagagattagacaggcagtagaccactccatttgcaccatcaacagaacaggctctgctaatggtatactacctCTTCCACATTGCTGGAAATGGGTTCtagacaatgctggtgactactttgaaggacagtaacaggtgcaaacaagtaACTTTTTTATCAGTTGTGAAtgtgtagttgccactatttaatttccaaccctcgtataagaaCAACTGAATGTAGTGTTAAGGAATCTCATAGATCATTCAATGGAGTGCATGAAAGGGCTCCATGAcgataaaactgaaattttatactcTTGTATCTTTCTGGTATTtcatttgtgtatgataaatttgagTTACTAAACTTTATGTATAACTTGTACTTTTCACACACACTGTttatcaattaattattatttgtctGTTTCACTAATCAAGATTATTTCCCTTCATTTTAGACAGAGATGTCGAGCTTTGTCTCTCTGGGATAGTCAAACCTCTTTGGGGGGGGTATTGTAATACCACAACCCCTTTTGGGATCCTGTATCCTTTTCCAGTATCATCCCGACTCTCACAGAGAGGGCGTATGTGTAATAtcagtaatttacaccaatttaaacaGCTGCTTTGAGTTTGTCATTTCTGGTTATCTGGGTTTGAATACACCAAAGATTTTTTTCATGCAGCAAATTAGTAATTTGCACTAATTTAAGCTACTGTTTTGACATTATTTACATTGGGTTTCACCAATATGCAGAATGAAGGAATCATGTTGGATTAGAAGTTAATGTACCATCACAATTTGTGCACAATACAAACTACAGGGACATAgtaggaaaaaaatggaaatgagcgtttggcatcattggccgggaggcccccttATGGGGCATGTCTGGCTGCcttgatgcaggtcttattacattcgacgccacattgggcaacctgcgatccggatggggatgaaatgatgatgaagacatctcaacacccagtccctgagcagaggaaatccttgacccagccgggaattgatccagggccccttaggacggcagtccgtcatgctgaTCATTCAGCTATCGGGCGGACATGGTAGGAATCATTATGCTATTGAAATTATGGAGTAATTAAAGCTTCAATATTTCTAGTCATCAAGAGacagtaattttttgttttcaagcAAAAAATTGTTTGTATCCCTAATAGAAATAT
Encoded proteins:
- the LOC124594632 gene encoding ankyrin-1-like encodes the protein MVKWCLKRGANIDCHYEDMLTPLHIAAEKGHEEMLDILLKHSNKCIDAKTLFGDTALLIATQNEHKLIMKKLLDKGANVSCTDIFGRTPLHVAVFKKKSGIVKILISYGARVNTMDTFGEHVLCTAVITSPNPPVTYALLKNEANINCINSQGMSLLSEAILSANTKSSIDAIKMLLRRGASVNMRNTINGQTPLHVAAQTGNQSIVELLVASGADTKVKDHHGRTPRDTAKQYGHHELVEKMRAVRFINPISKKTRFHMAVITYKQKRKKETMQRITTKNQAIIMGNNIAITIMPEVEKSSIESKTRKIEKLDHHIPTMRLTPLNQQLTSITENAPSTLAEVIGVTHPLNKTITSPPCHLKKQSTLENSSNGHILRKRKSAVSSHLNDFLLKGYRKTTVNDQPLSAGTAECLKVVVMPRHPCAHNGSVGKAADQRLYMPADLAMLTLYTRSCPPTCSSLSSSLGKQYDL